From a region of the Listeria monocytogenes ATCC 19117 genome:
- the ruvB gene encoding Holliday junction branch migration DNA helicase RuvB produces the protein MDERIISSETVDAEEVSFETSLRPQNLSQYIGQDKVKNNLTVFIEAATLRNEALDHVLLYGPPGLGKTTLAMVIAAEMGSQIKTTSGPAIERPGDLATILTSLEPGDVLFIDEIHRLSRAIEEILYPAMEDYCLDIVIGTGPTARSVRLDLPPFTLIGATTRAGLLSAPLRDRFGVIDHLEFYTEEQLTEIVLRTSNILDTKIDDLGAREIARRSRGTPRIANRLLKRVRDFAQVRGNGTVTEKLAKEALTLLQVDPRGLDTIDQKLLHTIIQSFRGGPVGLDTIAASIGEERETIEDMQEPYLLQIGFLQRTPRGRIATETAYNHLGISYEKEV, from the coding sequence ATGGATGAACGAATTATTTCAAGTGAAACGGTAGACGCAGAAGAAGTATCTTTTGAAACTAGTTTGCGGCCACAGAACCTTTCACAATATATTGGGCAAGACAAAGTAAAGAATAATTTAACAGTTTTTATAGAAGCTGCCACACTCCGGAATGAAGCCTTGGATCACGTGCTTTTATACGGACCTCCAGGGCTTGGTAAAACAACGCTTGCAATGGTTATTGCAGCTGAAATGGGGAGTCAAATTAAAACAACGAGTGGACCAGCAATTGAACGACCAGGTGACTTGGCGACAATTTTAACAAGCCTTGAGCCAGGGGATGTTTTATTTATTGATGAAATCCATCGTTTATCGAGAGCGATTGAAGAAATTTTATATCCGGCAATGGAAGATTATTGTTTGGATATTGTGATTGGAACAGGTCCAACTGCGCGCTCTGTTCGTCTAGACTTACCACCATTTACATTGATTGGAGCTACCACACGAGCGGGACTTTTATCGGCACCACTCAGAGATCGTTTTGGCGTAATTGACCACTTGGAATTTTATACAGAAGAGCAGTTAACAGAAATTGTACTCAGAACTTCGAATATATTAGATACAAAGATTGATGATCTTGGTGCACGTGAAATAGCTAGACGTTCAAGAGGAACCCCACGGATTGCCAATCGTTTATTAAAACGGGTACGTGATTTCGCGCAAGTTCGAGGAAACGGAACGGTAACAGAAAAGCTAGCGAAAGAAGCACTTACTTTGCTTCAAGTAGATCCAAGAGGATTAGATACCATTGACCAAAAATTGCTCCACACAATTATCCAATCATTTAGAGGCGGTCCAGTTGGACTGGATACAATCGCTGCAAGTATTGGAGAAGAACGAGAAACCATTGAAGATATGCAAGAACCATATTTACTACAAATCGGTTTTCTACAAAGGACGCCGCGCGGAAGAATCGCAACTGAAACGGCGTATAACCATTTAGGAATAAGTTATGAAAAAGAGGTATAA
- the queA gene encoding tRNA preQ1(34) S-adenosylmethionine ribosyltransferase-isomerase QueA yields MKVEDFDFDLPEELIAQTPLLDRTSSRLMVLDKKSGDIKDQHFTDIISYLNEGDALVLNDTRVLPARLHGIKDETGAHIEVLLLKQKEGNAWETLVKPAKRIRKGATITFGDGALKAICLEELEHGGRILEFSYEGIFYEVLEQLGEMPLPPYIKEQLADQDRYQTVYAKENGSAAAPTAGLHFTEDLLAKISAKGVEIIFVTLHVGLGTFRPVDVEDTTNHKMHSEFYRLTEESAERINKIKAQGGKVVAVGTTSIRTLETIASRHDGKLVAESGWTEIFISPGYTFQAVDALITNFHLPKSTLIMLVSALSDRTKILAAYNHAVEEQYRFFSFGDAMFIH; encoded by the coding sequence ATGAAAGTAGAAGATTTCGATTTTGATTTACCAGAAGAATTAATCGCACAAACCCCACTATTAGACCGGACTTCAAGCCGGCTAATGGTGCTTGATAAAAAGTCAGGTGACATAAAAGACCAACATTTCACTGATATTATCAGCTATTTAAACGAAGGGGATGCACTAGTATTAAATGACACACGTGTTCTCCCAGCAAGGCTGCATGGTATTAAAGATGAAACTGGCGCGCACATTGAAGTGCTCCTTTTGAAACAAAAAGAAGGCAATGCATGGGAAACTTTAGTAAAACCTGCCAAAAGAATTCGAAAAGGTGCTACCATTACTTTTGGTGATGGTGCTTTAAAAGCGATTTGCTTGGAAGAGCTCGAGCATGGTGGTCGGATTTTAGAATTTTCTTATGAAGGCATTTTTTATGAAGTTTTAGAACAACTTGGCGAGATGCCACTTCCACCATACATTAAAGAACAACTTGCTGATCAGGATCGTTATCAAACCGTCTATGCGAAAGAGAATGGTTCAGCAGCAGCGCCGACAGCGGGCCTTCATTTTACAGAAGATTTACTGGCGAAAATTAGCGCAAAAGGTGTAGAAATCATTTTCGTGACGCTTCATGTAGGGCTCGGAACATTCCGCCCAGTGGACGTAGAAGATACTACCAATCATAAAATGCATTCTGAATTTTATCGTTTAACAGAAGAATCTGCTGAGCGAATTAATAAAATCAAAGCACAAGGCGGAAAAGTTGTTGCAGTTGGAACGACTTCTATCCGAACATTAGAAACAATTGCGAGTCGTCATGACGGCAAACTAGTGGCTGAATCAGGTTGGACAGAGATCTTCATTTCCCCAGGGTATACTTTTCAGGCAGTAGATGCACTAATAACGAATTTCCATTTACCAAAATCAACATTAATTATGCTCGTGTCTGCTTTATCGGACCGCACGAAAATTTTAGCAGCCTATAATCATGCTGTAGAAGAACAATATCGCTTCTTTAGTTTTGGCGATGCCATGTTTATTCATTAA